From a single Stomoxys calcitrans chromosome 4, idStoCalc2.1, whole genome shotgun sequence genomic region:
- the LOC131996644 gene encoding uncharacterized protein LOC131996644 gives MPQNLRNITLRSPIRAQISKPNVYKCTLCNRFHALKICPKFIAMTPKERNILVLKKIYCVNCLARSHRFRDCRSGNMCRKCGRPHHTLLHPNYVKAPNMDHKRQPVSPKGSNSNNHRNKSDVRENIHRQRCHRRNINIKPNNNNSNNKIQTDDTANTNSPAKANQQILSEAIRALASVLCSNTN, from the coding sequence ATCACCCATAAGAGCGCAAATTTCTAAGCCTAATGTGTATAAATGCACGTTGTGCAACCGATTCCATGCTTTAAAAATTTGCCCTAAATTCATAGCGATGACCCCGAAAGAACGTAACATCCTCGttctaaagaaaatatattgCGTCAACTGTCTAGCAAGAAGTCATCGATTTCGGGATTGTCGATCGGGAAATATGTGCCGGAAATGTGGAAGACCCCACCATACACTGCTGCATCCTAATTATGTGAAAGCACCCAATATGGATCACAAGCGACAACCAGTAAGTCCAAAAGGTTCCAATAGCAACAATCACCGCAATAAATCCGACGTGAGAGAAAACATTCATCGACAACGCTGCCATCGCCGTAATATTAATATCAagcctaacaacaacaacagcaacaacaaaatccaAACCGACGACACAGCTAACACCAATAGCCCAGCAAAGGCTAATCAACAGATTTTATCTGAAGCTATTCGAGCTTTAGCCTCAGTGCTATGTTCTAACACAAATTGA